TTCTACCATAGGTCTATTTACCAAGCCCGAGTGTATTGCTTTCTGAACGTTGAAATAGTAAGACCCCGCGGGTTTGGGCTTCCATAGCGGGACTATTTTATAAGGCAGGAGTCCATTTTGTATGAGAAAATCACCATCTATCCAATGAATTTTTTCAGGTACACCTGTAGCATGAACAAGACTGGACACATAGTCTTTAAAGGGTGTTGGGTCATGCGCTACATTAAATGCTCCATATATTTTTTGGTTGGCGCAATGTACTAGGAACCTTGTTAGGCTTTTTATATCCGTGAGCTGAATATGGTGGTCTTTGACCTTGGGCAATACAATTTCTCCGCCCCTTAAAAATCGAACTGGCCAAAAGGGTTCTTCATTTGGATCATCCGGATGTGAAACCCTAAAATCTTTCATTCCATGTGACCTGTACATGGTGTAATTGGTCGTCCTTTCCCTGATTGCTTCTTCGGCTAAGGTTTTTCTTATGGCGTACCTATGGTTTTCACTAATAGTTTTTGGAAATTTTGGAAGTGGATTTAAGGGTTCTGTCTCTTCAATAAATTTATTGTCCCATTTATCATAGACCGAAACAGTTGATATGTAATGGAAGTGACCAAATTGACCTTTAAATTCTTCAAGAAAATCGGACACTGCTTTTGGGGATTTTTGCCAGGTATCGACAACAATATCCCAATACTGGTCCTTATATTTCTTATCGATAGCTTTGAGCCCTTGTTTGTTTTCGGTCTCACGATCACAGATTATAATGGGGAGATTTTTGAACAACTGGGGATTTGTTTTCCCCCTGTTCAATAATGTAACCTCACAACCTGAGTTCAGAAATGCTTCAACGATGCTCGGACCAATTAATCCCCGCCCACCTAACATCAATACTTTTTTATTGATTTTTTCTTGAGCCCCAAAAGCACTAATGGGGTTGAGGAGTGTAAAGGCGGAGGCCGTTCCAAGGGTTTTGATAAAATCTCTTTTGTTCATGATCGGTTCACTTTTTCCAACAAAAAAAGAGACTTAGAAAGACATTTTGGATGTCCTTAATTAATCCGTACCAATTTCCTTTTTGTACTGCCCGGGAGTTTTGCCTGTTTCTTTCTTAAAACTACTGAAGAAAGTGGATTTTGAATTAAACCCACACTCATAACCCAAGCCCTCCAATGTTAGATTGTTGCTTTCTCTAATTCTTAACATAGCATATTCTATTCTTTTTGAGTTGACTAGATCATAAAAGGTTGAATTCATTTCTGAATTAATAATTTGAGAAAGATGATGCTTGGGAATGTTTAGGGTTTTTGATAAAGCGGATAGGGAAAAATCAGGCTGAAGGTATGCCTTATTTTCCCTAAAAAAAGTATGTATCATTTTTCGAAAATGGATGATATCTTCATTTTTAAGAGGACTGTTCCTGTATTTTTTACTATCCGAAAATGCTTCATAAGGCACTTCGGGCTTGTAGACCATACCATATTTTAAACCATAAAACCCTATAACGGTAACGAGTATTATATATCGTATTAAATCCCATATTTTAAAATACGGTACACCTACCATAAGCTCTACACTAAGTCTAATAACACCAACTCCAGTACTGATCAAGAATAGAATTGCGATAATCCTGATCCAGGAAAGATTGAGCATACGACCATCAGCTTTTTTGATATTCAATTTTAAAACACGCTTGTTGTAAGCATAGAGGATATAAATAGGGTAAAGGGTAACCGAAATTAACTTTGCGAACAATAGCGCTATCTGGTGGAACATTTCAAAATTTGGCTGAATAAGGAATCTAAACACTGTAAATAGAATGAATGGCATAAAGTGTAAAACATCCATTCGAGTGAAATCCTGATCAAAGATGGCTTTTGTATACATGAAAAAAAGTGGGCCATGTAAAAACCCAATGGTCATTAAAAAAATCTCGGCGCTAGGACTGGGACTTAACTCTTTGCCAACACTTATTGCTAGGTGGATAAAGAAGGTGAAAAACCAGAACATTAAAATAGTATCCGGTAGTTTTTTGTTCTTTTTGAGCAAAAGAAGGAGTATGAACAAAATACATTGTAGTGCTCCAATACCGGAAACTATAATCAGTTCATTAGACATTCGTACTCTAAAATTTATGTAAACTAAGGTATAATAATTCGAAGTAATCTACTTTTATACTGTACAGCGGTTAAGTTGGTAGTCACAGGTTATATGCGCTAATTTCTGGTTTAGTACACGCATTTATCCTTATTTACTACTATTGTGCATTTATAATTTTGGATAGAGTTTTATTAACAATCAACCATCCTTTACTTGTTTTCGGTAATTGAAGATAGTCATTATGAAAGAGGACAAACCATTTTAAAATCATATCCAATAGATATTTTTCTTTTGTTTGTTAAGGAGGGCTCTATTGTTCCATATGGACAAAAAATGCAATATGTGGACGAGATGCCAAATGCCCCTACAGACATTAGAATATATACAGAGAAAGACCCCCAGCTTACGTATTACGACGATGCACGCAAAAAATTAAAGATATGAAAAAGCACAGGTACTTTTAAAGCACAGGTCAAAAACAAAATATTTAGAATAACGACCATAGGTCCTTCTACGAAGAACAAACAGTTACAATATATTACTTACGATTACAAAGGGGATGCAATGGAGTTAAATCTGAAATAAAATTTTCGATGATGTTTTAAAAAGCTATGATAGTTGGTGTAATTGCCTTCTAAAATCAAACAAAAGAAATAGAGCAGCCTCAATTTTCGGCCCTAGTTTTTCTCCCAAGGTTTTAAATGCCCTTGACATATGTCCTTCTACTGTTTTGACAGAAACTCCCAAAAGTTCTGAAATTTCTAAATGGGTAAGGCCTTCTTTTTTGCTGAGTAAAAATATCCGTTTACATTTTTTAGGCAAATTCTCTATTTCCTTGTGCACTAGTTTGATCAGTTCATCAAAGTTTCGCTCATCATTTTCTACCACAAGATCTATGGCTTCCAAATATTTTTTTTCTAGGTAGATAACAGGCTTGTTCTTTCGATAATCATCGATGAACTCGTTGTAAACCGACTTGTACAAGAAGTTTTTTATAGCGTATTTGGGATTTATTTTCTTTCGGTTGATCCAAAGTTTTACAAATACATTCTGAACCAAATCTTCGGCTTTAGAATCATCTCCTGTCAAAGAATAGGCATAAACGCAAAGGTTTTGGTAAAATGAATCCATCAGGTAATCATATGCCTTGGAATCACCAGAACTTAATCTTTTTGCTAAAAGAATATCATTTTTAAAATCCATCTAAATAGGATATTCATAAAAATTATAATGCCAAAATAGGCATTTGTGAAAAAAAAGCAAAAAAATATAGAGGGGTAACAATATTTAATCCGTAATTATATAAATGAAAATGTTAAAAATCTATAAAACAATTGTAAAATTCCTTAATAAAGAAGCGAGCAGTAAAGAATTAGAAAATCTTGAAACTTCACTTAAGGATGCCAACAACATTCCACTATTTAATCAATTGGTGCGGATAGATTACATAATATCACTTTGCATGAAAAAGTATGATTTGGATAAAGCCAAAGAAGCAGTCAATATAAAACTTAAAACCAAGAAAAGGGAAAAGAGGCTGAATTACTTCAAGTATACATCTATAGCTGCTTCTATCGTATTGATAATCAGTATTTCTATTTACATAAATAACAATACCAGATCGGGAGGCGCCACTACAGACGTTTTGGTGAACCAAACAATTGAAAGTGGTTCAAACAAAGCGGTACTTACTTTGGAAAGTGGCAAAAAAATAGTTTTAGAGAAGGGTAAACAGTACAGAGGTGAAAACTTGAGCAGTAACGGAGAAGAAGTAGTGTACAGTTCTCAAAAAGATGTGGACAAAAAAGGGAAACAACGCTATAATTATCTATCGGTGCCAAGAGGGGGACAGTTTTTCTTAAAACTATCGGACGGAACGCAAGTCTGGGTCAATTCTGAAAGCAGATTAAAATATCCTATCAATTTTGTTTCGGGCGAAACTCGAAAAGTGGAACTTGAATATGGCGAAGCCTATTTTGAAGTTTCGCCTAGCGAGAAGCATAATGGGGCATCTTTTAATGTTAGCACAGGCTCTCAAGAAATACATGTTTTAGGGACAAAATTTAATGTTCGGGCAAATAGGGATGATAATGCCATCGTTACAACGTTGGCCGAAGGGAAGGTTAGGGTTGAAAAAAACAATAACCGCCAGCTTTTAAAACCCGATCAACAATCGATTATAAACGATGGCTCAAATCAAATTATCGTAGAGCATGTGGATGCTTCGGTCATTACTTCATGGGTACGGGGATTGTTCATTTTTGAAGATGAGTCGCTACATGAAATGATGGACGTGCTTTCTAGATGGTACAATGTTGAGGTTTTCTTCGAATCTGAAAAATTCAGGAATATTCCATTTACGGGCGTTCTCGAGAGAACAAAATCACTGAATCAGTTACTTGAGATTATTGAAGCTTCAAGTGAAGGTGAAGTAAAATTTGAAATTAAAGATAATGTACTACTTATAAAATAAAAGGAAAAGGCCAACACCTTGGACAGTACTAAGCCTTTTCCAAAGCTGATTTAACTAAAACAATGTTTAACTAAACCAAATGCTAATTTATGAAAATTACTTCAACTGGGAGGTCGTCCGGCTATGGACAAAACTTCCTACTGTATGTTATGAGAACATTCATTTTTCTTTGCTGCTCAATTAGTTTTGCTTTAAGCACTAATAAAAGTTTTGCGCAAAATGCAGATATAGCCATAAAGAAAGATAGAACACTAAATGTAAAACAAGCGTTTAAACTGATAAATAAACAGACCGACTACAAGTTTATTTACAGAAGTGATTTGCTGAAAAATGCACCCGAACTCTTTCTGGAAAAGGGAACCATTAAAGCAAAAATCCTATTGGATAGATTTTTAGGACCAATAAATTTTACTTACGCCTTCACCGATAATAACACAATTGTGGTGAAGAGAATGCCGGCTACTCCTATAATAAAGGATTCCGATGAAGAAATGCAACAGCAAGTTTCAGGTAGCGTAGTGGATGGGGCTGGAGTTCCCTTACCGGGAGCTACAATAATAGTTAAAGGGACCACAAATGGAACACAGACCGATTTTGATGGTAATTTTTCTATCGAGGTAGCGGATTCCAACGCTGTTTTGGTGATATCTTATGTTGGCTTCAAAGCTCAAGAGATTGTTGTTGGCGATCAAGCCCAAATAAATGTAAAGCTTCAAGAAGACTCTTCCCAATTAGATGAGGTTGTAGTAGTTGGTTACGGTACTGTGAGAAAAGCAGATGTGACGGCAGCAATCACTTCAGTTGCTGGCGATGAAGTAAATATTACCAAAGAGAGTAACCCTTTAGATGCCTTGGCCGGTAAGGCTGCAGGGGTAGATATACGGTTTACGACCAATGCGCCAGGCACCTCGCCCGAAGTATTGATCAGAGGACGAAGTTCTTTGAGTTTTTCAAATGACCCATTGTTTGTGGTTGACGGAATTCCCGTTTCTTCAGGTCTTGCAGATTTTAATCCAAACGATATTGAGTCCATTGATGTATTGAAAGATGCATCTGCTACGGCAATTTATGGGGCAAGAGGGGCCAATGGTGTTGTACTTATCACCACTAAGCGTGGTAAAGTGGGCAGGACGGAAATCAGTTATGATGCATATTACGGATTTTCGGAACCCTTTGAAAGAATACCAATGATGAATGCCCAACAATGGAGTCAATTACGTCTGGAATCATTGCGTACAGTGGCAGAAAGAAATGGAGACCCGGGACCATCTTTGGAAGAAGGTCTGTTTGCTCCACAATTAGAGGCTTTCAATGCTGGAATAGATACTGACTGGCAAGATCTTTTGCTGCAAAGCGGTTTGCAACAAAATCATCAAATCGGTGTTTTGGGTGGTACGGAAAAAGTACGCTATAATGTGTCAATGAACTATTTTGAACAAGAGGGAATAATCCAAGGATCGGCATTTGAGCGTTTGACCTTAAGAACCAATATTGATGTCAATGCAACTGAAAGATTAAAACTGGGCCTCTCACAACAAGTGGCTTTTTCTGATCGTGAGAACAGGAGGCATGGATCTTTAATTAATGTTATCTTTCAAAGTTTGCCTCTAGTCAGACCCTTTGAAGAAGATGGTACTACACCCACGACAGATCCATTGGGAGATGGTAATTACTGGAATCCTTTAAACGATTTGGTAGATGGAAACTATATAGACAACGATAGATTTTTCAATTATTTTGCTAATATTTTCGCCTCATACCAGCTTTCAGATAGTTTTAAATTTACCTTTAACTTCGGTCCTGAACTTCGATTTGAGCGTAGTAATGATTGGCGTAGTTCGCAAAGTACAGTAGGTAGAGGAGGTGAGAATAGGGCTAGGAAATTCAATAAGGCCACGACATCATACAACATTGATAATATTTTCGATTATAAAAAAACGTTCAATGACAAACATCGCTTGGATGCTACCGTGTTTTTCAACGTTCAGGATATTCAAGAGGAAGAGACCAGTGCCGAGGTCAGAGGAGTGCAGGCAGAAAGCTTTACGTTTAACAATCTAAGTGATTCTTCGGCAGAGAATAGGAGTGTTGACAGCAAGTTGGAACGGGAAAGATGGACTTCTATCGGAGGGCGTTTCTCTTATACGTACAAAAATAAGTATATCCTTGGGGCCTCTGCAAGATACGATGCATCCAACAAGCTGGCACCAGGTAATAAATGGGCTTTTTTCCCCGGTGTTTCGGGGGCATGGGTAATTAGCCAAGAAGATTTTCTATCGAATTCAAAAACAATAAATTTTTTAAAGGTTAGGGTGGGTTATGGTACCTCTGGTCGTAATACAATACCTGCTTTTAGCACACAGGGAACAATAACAAGAACCGAAGGCTCTTTCGATGACGTACCTGCGTTTGGATTTAGGCCTGATGAAATTGCCAACCCTGATCTTACATGGGAGATTACCTCTTCTCTTAATGCCGGACTTGATTTTGGGTTCTTTAATAACAGGGTTTCAGGAACGTTCGATTATTACAATGGCAAGACAACAGACCTTCTTTTAAACCAAAGGCTTCCAAGTACATCAGGTTTTACAGAAGTACTTCGTAATGTTGGAGAGACACAGAACAAAGGGTTTGAAATCACCTTGAATACGGTTAATGTGAAAGGAAAAGATTTTTCATGGTCCACCAACTTTAACTTCTCTCAGAATAGAAGCACTATTGCAGCTCTAGCTGATGGCAATACTGAAGATATTGGTAACCGTTGGTTTGTTGGGGAACAACAATCGGTCTACTTTGATCGTGTTTTTGATGGCATATGGCAATTGGATGAAGCTGAAGAAGCAGAGTCCTTTGGTAGAGAGGTTGGGCAGATCAAGTTGGCAGACTTGAATGAAGATGGTCAGATAAATGACGATGACCGTAGAATTGTTGGTTTTCGAGATCCCCAATGGACAGCAGGCCTTACCAACACCATAAACTTCAAAGGATTTGATTTCTCTGTTGTTGCTCTTACCAGACAAGGCCATACCATTCGTCAACGTGCGTTGTTTGCGAACAATTCGTTGGTTGGAAGGAGCAATAATGTTCTAGTTGATTATTGGACGCCAGAAAACCCTAGCAACAGTTTTCCAAGACCTGACGATGATCGGCAAGGGCCCAGGGACGAAGGCGCTTCAAATTACTTTGACGGATCTTACATAAGAATTCGAAATATTACTTTGGGATATAGCTTTAATGAGATATTCTTAAATACAATAGGCTTACAAAAATTAAGATTTTATGTAACCGCACAAAACCCATTTCTATTTAGATCTGATGACCGCTTAATTGATGGGGTAGATCCTGATGTTGCTGATGGAGGTACTGACGATACTGATGAATGGCTGCCAAGTCCCCGTACTATTTTATTTGGTTTAAGTACTACTTTTTAAAAACAACTTTAACATGAAAACAATGAAATTTATAAAAACTATAGCGTTGATAGCGGCATTGGTCTTTATTTCGTGCGAAGAATACCTAGAAGAAGAGCTTACCGGAGAAGCAACTGGAGGTGTTTTCAATACAGCCGAAGGCATTGATTTTGCCCTGAATGGGGCTTATTCATCTTTTACTGAATTAATGGGTAACGGTAATAACAGGGAAGATGGCTGGACGTTGACCACGCTCGGTACCGATACCTTTCAAAATGGTTCAGATGGAGGGAATAAAAGATACAATAGATATGACGCAGACCTCAATGCAGATCACGGAGTGCTTATAGCAGCTTGGGATGATTTGTATCGTGGAATCAATACAGCAAATGTAGTCATCGGACGTGCTCCTAATGTAATCGAAGATACAGATGAGTTAAACAACATTCTTGGACAGGCCCGTTTTTTACGAGGGTACTATTATTATTGGTTGGTTCGTCAATGGGGTCCCGTACATTTAACGACAGAAGAAACTTCAGGAGTAGAAACCGAGGCCAATAGAACTCCAGTTTCCGAAATCTATGCTCAGATTATTGCCGATTTACAATTTGCCATAGATAATCTTCCAGAAATGCAAAGTGATCGTGGGCGTATTACTTCGTGGGCTGCCAAGACAGCTATGGCAGAAGTCCATTTAACCAATGGGGATTATGATTTGGCTGCAGAATTTGCCGAAGATGTCATCGACAATGGTCCTTTCTCATTGGTTAAGCCGTTTTCTGATTTATGGAAATTGGAAAATCATGATGATAATTCTGAAGTCATTTATTCTGTGCAATTTGCTGCGGATCGTTTATTTGACGCTACGGGAAACCCTGCACATCTGTTCTTTTTAATGGAATATGATAGAAGAAACGGTATGAGAAGAGATTTGCAGAATGGGAGACCATTTAAGAGATTCAAACCAACAAGTTACTTGTTAGAACTTTTTGACGATGAAGATCAACGTTATGATGGAACTTTCAGGAGTGTTTGGTTTGCAAATAACCCCGACAATTTACCAGATGGGCTTGCTATTGGAGATACAGCGGTTTATCTGCCCAGAATTGCTTTGTCGCCAGAGGAAAAGGAAGTGAGACCTTTTGCCAACGAAATTTATAATAGGGATGAACTTACTGAAAGAATCTACCCTTCAGTGAAAAAATGGGAGCAGCCCAATAGAATAGATGTCAATTCAGATTCGGGCGATCGCGACTTCATTGTGTATAGATATGCTGATGTCCTGTTAATTGCTGCGGAGGCAAATGCTTTAAAAGCTTCACCTGATCAAACCAAGGCGCTACAATACCTGAATGAAGTACGTATGCGGGCCTATAATGTTGACAATGTTGGAGCATTGCCCTCTATTGATGCGGTTGATGTTGATGTGATTTTAGAAGAAAGAGCAAAAGAATTTGTTGCAGAAGGAAAGCGATGGTTTGATTTGGTACGAACTGGTAAATTGGTGGAACGTGTAAGACTACATAATCCGGGAGGCGCATCTAACATACAGGATTTTCATGTCTTGCGTCCCATCCCATTGACACAGATAGATAGAACATCGAATGATTACCCCCAAAATCAAGGTTATTAAAAATAGTTTTGAGTTAGTTTAGTTTGAATTTAGTTTTTATTCAAGAACCCTTCCCTTTTGATGGGGGGAAGGGTTTTATCGCTCTAAAATAACTATATCTGCAATCAATGCACAGAAATCTATTGGTCTGGTTTTCAAGTCCAATATGTAAGATTCCCTATCGGAAATATGAAAAATGAGTTGTACTATGTATTTGAAATCAATACAAAAGTTGATTGCGAATAGTTTATTGCTTAGGCAAGAGCTGGTCGTATTAACAATATTTATCGGTACACATGGATACTGCCAAAGCACTAAGGTGTATTCCAATCCTGTGATTCAAGGGGATTGGAGCGACCCTGGGGTGGTACGTGTTGGTGAAGATTACTATACGGTCCGTTCAACTTTTGGATGGATGCCGGGTTTACATATTGCCCATTCAAAAGATTTGGTACACTGGGAATATCTTGGGTTTGCCGATGTGGCAAATGCTTCAAATATGCCAAGTGGCATTACGGATGCTGGTGTTTGGGGTTCCGATATCGGCTATAATCCCCACACAAAAACGTTTCTGGTATATGCTCCCGTAAGGGATGATATTCAGGTTTTTTACGCTAAAGATCCAGCTGGGCCATATACAGATGGAGGTGTCGTGACCAAAGGGTATGACCCAGGTTTTTTTGTGGACGATGATGGTAGCATGTATCTGACCAAAACGGGGGGCAATATCTACAAATTGACTTCGGATGGATTGCGAATCGATGGCCCTCCCATAGCAGAAGTTTCAGGAGGAGAAGGTCCAGAGATTTTCAAACGTAACGGCTATTACTACTATCTGATTTCACCGGGAGGCACCCGGCCGTATCAACATCATAAAATAATGAGTTATCGGGCGAAGTATTTATCGGGACCTTGGGAAGAAGATCCAAACAACCCCGTCATGTATGCACCACATACCACGAACGCAAAACTGCAGGGGCCGGGACACGGAGAGGTATTCCAAACCCAAAATGGAGAATGGTATTTGACGTATCATGCCTATGAACTTTCACACTACAGTCTTGGACGCCAAACATGTTTGGAACCCGTAATATGGTCAGAAGATGGCTGGTGGAAGCCAAAGAACAAAAAAGTCCCAAGTGAACAAAATGCTTTTCCATCGCTACAACCCGTAAAGCATGAACTTCAGGATTCCGATGATTTCAACGCTCCTATTTTAGGAAAACAATGGTTTTTTCATACCAAACCAGATTATAGTGGTAAATCGTGGAGCCTCAATGAAAACCCAGGATATCTTCGAATAAAAACACAACAAGGTGATATAGGCTCGCAAAACGTG
The nucleotide sequence above comes from Flagellimonas sp. HMM57. Encoded proteins:
- a CDS encoding NAD-dependent epimerase/dehydratase family protein; protein product: MNKRDFIKTLGTASAFTLLNPISAFGAQEKINKKVLMLGGRGLIGPSIVEAFLNSGCEVTLLNRGKTNPQLFKNLPIIICDRETENKQGLKAIDKKYKDQYWDIVVDTWQKSPKAVSDFLEEFKGQFGHFHYISTVSVYDKWDNKFIEETEPLNPLPKFPKTISENHRYAIRKTLAEEAIRERTTNYTMYRSHGMKDFRVSHPDDPNEEPFWPVRFLRGGEIVLPKVKDHHIQLTDIKSLTRFLVHCANQKIYGAFNVAHDPTPFKDYVSSLVHATGVPEKIHWIDGDFLIQNGLLPYKIVPLWKPKPAGSYYFNVQKAIHSGLVNRPMVEMITDQLNGYKSRHPRDDVRFGEVVNGKQLKYYAMDKEREVLKKWLSL
- a CDS encoding TonB-dependent receptor, giving the protein MRTFIFLCCSISFALSTNKSFAQNADIAIKKDRTLNVKQAFKLINKQTDYKFIYRSDLLKNAPELFLEKGTIKAKILLDRFLGPINFTYAFTDNNTIVVKRMPATPIIKDSDEEMQQQVSGSVVDGAGVPLPGATIIVKGTTNGTQTDFDGNFSIEVADSNAVLVISYVGFKAQEIVVGDQAQINVKLQEDSSQLDEVVVVGYGTVRKADVTAAITSVAGDEVNITKESNPLDALAGKAAGVDIRFTTNAPGTSPEVLIRGRSSLSFSNDPLFVVDGIPVSSGLADFNPNDIESIDVLKDASATAIYGARGANGVVLITTKRGKVGRTEISYDAYYGFSEPFERIPMMNAQQWSQLRLESLRTVAERNGDPGPSLEEGLFAPQLEAFNAGIDTDWQDLLLQSGLQQNHQIGVLGGTEKVRYNVSMNYFEQEGIIQGSAFERLTLRTNIDVNATERLKLGLSQQVAFSDRENRRHGSLINVIFQSLPLVRPFEEDGTTPTTDPLGDGNYWNPLNDLVDGNYIDNDRFFNYFANIFASYQLSDSFKFTFNFGPELRFERSNDWRSSQSTVGRGGENRARKFNKATTSYNIDNIFDYKKTFNDKHRLDATVFFNVQDIQEEETSAEVRGVQAESFTFNNLSDSSAENRSVDSKLERERWTSIGGRFSYTYKNKYILGASARYDASNKLAPGNKWAFFPGVSGAWVISQEDFLSNSKTINFLKVRVGYGTSGRNTIPAFSTQGTITRTEGSFDDVPAFGFRPDEIANPDLTWEITSSLNAGLDFGFFNNRVSGTFDYYNGKTTDLLLNQRLPSTSGFTEVLRNVGETQNKGFEITLNTVNVKGKDFSWSTNFNFSQNRSTIAALADGNTEDIGNRWFVGEQQSVYFDRVFDGIWQLDEAEEAESFGREVGQIKLADLNEDGQINDDDRRIVGFRDPQWTAGLTNTINFKGFDFSVVALTRQGHTIRQRALFANNSLVGRSNNVLVDYWTPENPSNSFPRPDDDRQGPRDEGASNYFDGSYIRIRNITLGYSFNEIFLNTIGLQKLRFYVTAQNPFLFRSDDRLIDGVDPDVADGGTDDTDEWLPSPRTILFGLSTTF
- a CDS encoding family 43 glycosylhydrolase; translated protein: MYLKSIQKLIANSLLLRQELVVLTIFIGTHGYCQSTKVYSNPVIQGDWSDPGVVRVGEDYYTVRSTFGWMPGLHIAHSKDLVHWEYLGFADVANASNMPSGITDAGVWGSDIGYNPHTKTFLVYAPVRDDIQVFYAKDPAGPYTDGGVVTKGYDPGFFVDDDGSMYLTKTGGNIYKLTSDGLRIDGPPIAEVSGGEGPEIFKRNGYYYYLISPGGTRPYQHHKIMSYRAKYLSGPWEEDPNNPVMYAPHTTNAKLQGPGHGEVFQTQNGEWYLTYHAYELSHYSLGRQTCLEPVIWSEDGWWKPKNKKVPSEQNAFPSLQPVKHELQDSDDFNAPILGKQWFFHTKPDYSGKSWSLNENPGYLRIKTQQGDIGSQNVRKGLFLQRVIRKKFDITSTVTFDATENGEAAGIHLYHDPNRSIWLTSTYADGKKVIEIGYYDKLFPSHLNPGTLKDPEIHKILSTIPATKKIVKHIENNYGNTVHLKMSIDGNETVSFAVSGNGKTWKTLGSSIYFGDSWHYVRQGKARGVPDLGWVGVGRQNVWTGTVMGVFACGGSSTLSKNADFQKFTVINKDLP
- a CDS encoding AraC family transcriptional regulator; amino-acid sequence: MSNELIIVSGIGALQCILFILLLLLKKNKKLPDTILMFWFFTFFIHLAISVGKELSPSPSAEIFLMTIGFLHGPLFFMYTKAIFDQDFTRMDVLHFMPFILFTVFRFLIQPNFEMFHQIALLFAKLISVTLYPIYILYAYNKRVLKLNIKKADGRMLNLSWIRIIAILFLISTGVGVIRLSVELMVGVPYFKIWDLIRYIILVTVIGFYGLKYGMVYKPEVPYEAFSDSKKYRNSPLKNEDIIHFRKMIHTFFRENKAYLQPDFSLSALSKTLNIPKHHLSQIINSEMNSTFYDLVNSKRIEYAMLRIRESNNLTLEGLGYECGFNSKSTFFSSFKKETGKTPGQYKKEIGTD
- a CDS encoding RNA polymerase sigma factor, whose product is MDFKNDILLAKRLSSGDSKAYDYLMDSFYQNLCVYAYSLTGDDSKAEDLVQNVFVKLWINRKKINPKYAIKNFLYKSVYNEFIDDYRKNKPVIYLEKKYLEAIDLVVENDERNFDELIKLVHKEIENLPKKCKRIFLLSKKEGLTHLEISELLGVSVKTVEGHMSRAFKTLGEKLGPKIEAALFLLFDFRRQLHQLS
- a CDS encoding RagB/SusD family nutrient uptake outer membrane protein — encoded protein: MKTMKFIKTIALIAALVFISCEEYLEEELTGEATGGVFNTAEGIDFALNGAYSSFTELMGNGNNREDGWTLTTLGTDTFQNGSDGGNKRYNRYDADLNADHGVLIAAWDDLYRGINTANVVIGRAPNVIEDTDELNNILGQARFLRGYYYYWLVRQWGPVHLTTEETSGVETEANRTPVSEIYAQIIADLQFAIDNLPEMQSDRGRITSWAAKTAMAEVHLTNGDYDLAAEFAEDVIDNGPFSLVKPFSDLWKLENHDDNSEVIYSVQFAADRLFDATGNPAHLFFLMEYDRRNGMRRDLQNGRPFKRFKPTSYLLELFDDEDQRYDGTFRSVWFANNPDNLPDGLAIGDTAVYLPRIALSPEEKEVRPFANEIYNRDELTERIYPSVKKWEQPNRIDVNSDSGDRDFIVYRYADVLLIAAEANALKASPDQTKALQYLNEVRMRAYNVDNVGALPSIDAVDVDVILEERAKEFVAEGKRWFDLVRTGKLVERVRLHNPGGASNIQDFHVLRPIPLTQIDRTSNDYPQNQGY
- a CDS encoding FecR family protein, giving the protein MKMLKIYKTIVKFLNKEASSKELENLETSLKDANNIPLFNQLVRIDYIISLCMKKYDLDKAKEAVNIKLKTKKREKRLNYFKYTSIAASIVLIISISIYINNNTRSGGATTDVLVNQTIESGSNKAVLTLESGKKIVLEKGKQYRGENLSSNGEEVVYSSQKDVDKKGKQRYNYLSVPRGGQFFLKLSDGTQVWVNSESRLKYPINFVSGETRKVELEYGEAYFEVSPSEKHNGASFNVSTGSQEIHVLGTKFNVRANRDDNAIVTTLAEGKVRVEKNNNRQLLKPDQQSIINDGSNQIIVEHVDASVITSWVRGLFIFEDESLHEMMDVLSRWYNVEVFFESEKFRNIPFTGVLERTKSLNQLLEIIEASSEGEVKFEIKDNVLLIK